The genomic segment CTGGCTCTGTGAGCTGCTGCTATCAGAGGCTAAGGCAAACCTCAAGTGGGCTCTGCATGCTAAATGACAGTTCCCTACAACATCTATCCCATCATCTTAATGGGATCCCACTGCAATTTGCAGCATGAGCAGGTGGGATTTGCAGACAAGGCTTTTTAGAGCAACCTGAGCATGAACAAAGTCATGCCCAAAAGGAGAATTTTGCCATCTCTGTGACCAACTGAGCCCGTCGCAATTTCATCAGAGCAGGCTTCTGTAACTCTCCTGTTTTGTACTGGTATAGTAAGAAAAACTTCCGAGCGAGCCTTCTTCCTACTCACCCAGCCCTGTTTCCCTGAGTAGGCTACTTAAAAGGACACTATAACCCACTTACCTGAATTCACCCGTACAAAACtgcctggaaaacaaacaagagcAGAGCGTGAGCCGCATTTGAGCTCCGAGGACACAGAGAACTGCATTCAGCAAACATGCACTGGCTGTTGTGAAAGACTTTCCTTACTGCATCAGGGATATCCCCAGTGAAATGGGAACCAGCAGTAACTCTCCCCCACCTCCACTTCAAAACAGACTTGAgcatatggtttagtggtggacttggcagcggtaggttagtggttggactcaatgatcttaagcgtcttttccaaccttaacgaaTCTATGATTCTGCACTTTCTGCAGTTGAGGAGGTCAGATATTCAATACTGAGGTGTGCGCAACCGAACACGGAGCAAGCACTGTATTTCACAGGGAACAGGGTATATTCATTTGTCCTGTGGAAGTGGGATGTTCACGTGGTATGTCCTTCAGCCAGTGGCAGAGAACCCTAATGTGACATTAAGGTATTGCCTTTTATAAAGGAGTGTACCAGAAACTCTGCAGAGGGAGCGGAGAGGGAATGGTATCCTTCACTTTCCAGCCAGGTGGGCTCCCCTGAGGGATCAGGATGCTGCATGGTCACACCTCGCTGGGAACCgagagaggagcagagcaagTGCAGAAGTTCAGGGTGGGGGCAGGCTGCCACCAGAGGCGTTCCTGCACCATAAAGCCTTTGCAGCCCAGGTTCCAGCTGAGCCACAGGAATGCCAGCTGCTCTTTACCTGAAGTTCTCTGCCGTTTTGGGTACAACATCGGCAAACAGCTCAATCTTCATGCGGCCGACCTCCTGGAGAGACGGTGGCCAGATCAGTCTTCTGGGCCCTGCTCACACACAGCAGCCCCCCCTGCCTCAGCACCCGGGAACTCCCACAAATTCAGCCTCCTGCTGGACCCCCCGTCCCAGCAAGCCCCCTCGTGATGCAATCCCGCTCCCCTacacccctccctgcagcaccgCTACAAGCCCTTCCAGCGCACCCTGCATCCCCCTCCCGCGGCCTCCCTGCAAGCGCGCTCAGTTGCGCCCCGCAAGACCCACAAAGAACCTGTGATCCCCCAGCGCACCTCCACCTCCCCCCTCAGCGCTCCTTCACCCTAGTTAACGCCTGCAagcccggccccccccgccgtCGGCCGCCCCCTGGGTGCcccctcagcctctccccacGCCGGTACACCCCCACAGCCCGCGGTGCTCCGCCGTCGGGGcccgggagcggcgcggcgggtCCGGGGCACGCCCGCCTACCTGCCCGCCGATGGTGACATCGAAGAAGACCACGGGGTTGTTGGGGTTGGACGCCAGCACCGCCATTGCGGCCCCTTCTCCCGGAAGCGGAAATGGCACCGGAAGCGGAACTGGCGCAGGAGGCGGGCGGAAGTCAGGCTTTCCCTCGGCCGCTCTGCGGTCGTGTCCAGCGCGGGGGGAGCAgagcggcggcagcagcggctGATAGCAGGAGctaggaggcagcagcagaaggtggCAGTAGGCAGACGGcaggcagcagcggcagcaagcaccaccagcagctgccccacagccGGTGTTGCAGGGAGCTGGTGATTCTAGGGTGTGTTGTCTATGGACCTATCCATCCCTGCACTCGGTCCTGCAACAGTTACTGGCGTGTGATGCCACACAATGCTGGGAGGGTGTCACAGACAAGTTGGGGATTTAGGATGCTAGCATTATCCTGGTTGTGCAGAGGAGTCCTTTATCCCTCATGGACAGCTCTAAGCAAAGGCCTTATTTCCATGGCCAGCTGCTGCCCTTTGTTCCATGGTGCTGGCCCCACTGGACaagcccctgcctgctccttccAAGATGGTTCTCTGCCACTGGGGCTTTGCTGGGAAGCTTTGCAGGGCTGTGCTTCAGCAGGGTTCAGGGCTTGGTTTTGAAGCATGCCTCCTCCATGGTTTGTGGAGACATGCTGCAGTGCAGAGGGTAATGGGAAATCTCCAATGTCTGGTTTGAGATTTTTGTGGGCTCTGGCAAGTGGCACCTGACGGCCAGCACGGCGTCAACaaaggcaagtcctgcctgaccaacctagtgtctttctatgatggagtgactacatcgGTGGACAAGGGAAAAGCAACAGATGTCATCTCTCTGGATTTCTGTAAAGCCTTCCACATGGTCTCCCACACATCCTTCTCTGTAAATTGGGAGATACAGTTCTGATGagtggactgtttggtggataaagAAATTGGGTGGATGAttacatccagagggtagtgtTGAAAAGCTCAATGTCCAAATGGAGGCTGATGACAAACGTGTCCCACAGGGGTCAGTACTGTGACCAGTGCCGTTTAATATCTCCATCAATGACAAAGTGAGAacgagtgcaccctcagcaagtttgcaggtgacaaaaagctgagtggtgcagtggACAagccagaaggacaggatgtcatccagagaaaCCTGGACAAGCTGAGAGGTGGACCTGGGAGAACCTCATGATATTCAGCAATGCCAAGCACAAGTTCCTGCACCTGTGATGGGGAAACTCCTGATCCTGCGTGCTGGCCCATCCTCCTGCAAAAGCAGCCTGCGTGCACAGTGCCTCCCATCGCCAGCACCCTCAGTGTGACCGTGCACATGCAGCTCAGCCTGGTCTTGCCCAAAGTGGGAACTGGGCAgcactggaggggaggaggggagatgtGGGCGtgcaggaaggggagaggagaggagggcagTGCCCAGCAAGGTGGAGGGAGGGCGCCTGAGCACACGGGGATGGGGATTGAGGAGGACATCTAAGGGCGCCTGCAGGGAAAGAAGGCACTCTGAGCCTGCCAGGAGGGCAAGGGAGGGCACCTGAATGCCGCGGGTGGGACTGAAGGGGATGTGTGCATGAACCAAAGGGCCAGGGGAGTCTCAGAACCTGCAGCCAGGGTCACAGAGGAGATGCAAATGGGCACTGTGGGGAATGGAGGGGCTCTCAGTGCTCtccagtgcaaggtcctgctgctgggaggtCGTCAGACAGAGCTGTCTCTGGTGCACACCACCTTCATTTTTACATCCGCACCGCTCAACAAAAGCTTGTCAGGGGACAAGTCACAAGGCCCATGGCCTCACCGGCTCAGAGGATGGACCCATCAGATTTTACAAGCCTGacttgctgttctttttcttgtccTGCTCCAACTGTTCTCtcattccttcctcttctcaaGGCTCAAGGGTGGTCCTTCCCTCTGGGGGCTCTACTTGGCTCGCTCTTTTAAGGCTTTCGCTTTGAATAGAAGCACTTTTCTAGTGCTCCTGCGCCTTTCCAGCTTATCCATGCTGACCATGGAAGCATGTTGCTTGCAATATCTTGGGTGGTGCTTTCCACGTGTGACTTAACAATTGCCAAACTTCTTTTCAACACAGCCTTTCTAAACAGGCCATGGACTAGGCCCCCGACACCTGCACCGCTTGTTGCAGCAAGGCTGTTGCTGGCTGGGCTCTGTATTCATGGCCAAGCACAGGTCCCCATGATTTTAAACCACCCCCGTTTTGGTGTGGTTTCTTGACATATCAGAGGCTTCCTGGGCTGAAGATGAAGCTTCACAATCTCATATCCCAAAGCTAAATGAGACGTGCCTGTTCCGGTCAGTCTTTATTTCAATGCTGATCCTGTCAATGTGCTGGCAGTTTACCAGCAAGTAGCGTTGGCTTATCACTGTCAGGATCTTCTTATCGCCACCAGTCGGAACATAGCACAAGAGGAGAACCGCAGAGTCCCCAGAAACCTGGTGCTACACCCCGCACGTGTGTAGAGGTACAGTTAAACCCTCCAGAGAACCCTGCTAATGATGTGCCACATCCCCAGCCATAGCACAAGCGTAGGGCTCTTCAGCCTTTTTGAGCTCTCTTTTGCCCTGCCACTGCTGCCGAGTTGACAGCTGAAGCTTTGTTGTGGGAGTTAAGAAGATGATTCCGATATTCCATCAACGTGGAGAGGGACGGATAATAGCCCTTCTGCAAAGCAGACTGCCATGTCTGTCCCTGCAGTGCCATTTCAGACATGGTGTCTTTGCTGATGCCATGTGCTGATGCTGTGTGCTCCTCTTTTCCCACCAGCTCCACCTATCTCTACTCAGAGCTCCAGGGGCCTCCCCTGGGCAAGTGTGGTCAAGTTCAAGCACCCtgactttggctttttttcctatggaaTTCCCTGGAGTGCACAGAAAGGCACACCCGGGGGGGTTGTGGGTGCAGCAGAAGGAACATGGAGCGGTCCAGGCTGCCCACGGGACTTGCAACATGCCAAAATGTACAAGAGtgggggctgggctggccctCTGACAGATaagcagggggctgcagggtgcaCAAAAGGGCACACCGAGGGGTTTTGGGTGCACTGAAAGGCACATGGAGGGGTGCGAGGAGACCCCACAGGCACACCCAGGGGTCCAGGGTGCGCCCAGAGGCACGCTCAGGGGGGCCGgccacagcagaaagcaaagcaaggggAAGTGGCCAGTCCCAAAATGGACACCGGTGCCCTCAAAGGGACGCTCAGGGCTCCAGGGATGCAGAGAGGGGCACACTGACGGGCCCAGAGTACCCCCACAGCTCACACCGAGAGCCCAGGAAGCACAAAAAGGCACATGGCGACGTGTCCAGCCACTCACTGTCTCTTGTGCTTCCCGGGAGCCTTGATGGCGAGAGCCTGCCATGGTGAGCCCATCCATCTCCCACAcaggtgggtgctgtggggagctgggagaTGAGGACGGTGGGTGTGCAGAGCGTGCGGGGAGGTGGGTGCCTTGGAGAGGTGGCCTTGGGCAACCCTGTACCCCTGGACACAGCACACCTGGGGCTGTTTCCCTTGGCCACGTGGCCTGTGTGCACGCAGAGAGGTTCTGAGCACACGGGGCCCCTCTGCCCCTGGCCCCgcccagcccccagcaccttATGATGTCACTGAGCTGTTCGTGATGTCAGCACACACGTTCACTAGACCTGAGGTGCTGGCGCAGGCCCTGCACACACAGTACCgggtggtgctgctggtgctggcgGTGCTGGTGCtagtggctgctgctgctgctggtggtgctggtggtgctgctggcagtggcGGTTGCTGGAGGTGGTGCGttgctgctggcactgctggtggtgtcagtgctgctggtggtgctgctgctgctggtggagctggtggtgctggtgctgctggtgctggctcagcccgtaggcagctgcccaggctctgccgCTCCTTGGGGCTCGGCTCCTCAGTTCGCAGCTGGCACCCGGCAGCGCCTGCcaagtcctgctggccaccgctccccagggagaggcgaggcaaggcaaggcagagcaCTGCCCGTTCCCGCTGGGCCATGAAGAGGTGGTGGTTCCTGCGGAGGAGGAGGGCGCGGGAGGGGCCCCCCGTGTCCTCCGGGAGTGGCGGTGGTGACCAGCTCCAGACGGAGGGCCGGGATGAGCTGCGTCCAGAAGCCGTCAGGGAGAGCAAAAGCTCTGGAGGGCAGGTATGTAAAAACATCAATTTAATTTAGAGTCTTCGTTATAAGATTATCTTGCACGTTAATGCCAAGTAAGATTTTTCCACAAATAACGTCTAATGCAGTTGTTGAAAACTCTTTTATACCCTGACGTCACGTTGGTGACAGTCCTCATCTGGTTATATGCAATGCTGCCACTATCTCCTGTTTTGTGCTGGTTTCCTAAGTTCTGTCAACCTGTGGTCTTGAGCAGGCAGAAGATGTCAGAGCCCAAATGCTGAAGACGGCAGGGTTGGATTCATCCCTTTCCCACCTGAGCCCTGGAAGTCATCAGACATCAGAAAATGTCGATGTGCAAATGTGTCTGAGAGCATATGAGCAATGGCTTCGAGTGCAAGAAAAGGTCAATGAGGACATTGTTGAGATGCAAGAAACCAACAAGAGCTTGTCTCAGCAGTTGAGCaaggctgaaagaaaagctcGCAGGCTGGAGAAGGAAGTGGAGCAACTGAAGAAAGCCCTCTGGGAAAAGGCATTGGCTTTAGACATGACGGAAAGAGAATTACGTCAGGCCCAGAAGCAGGCAAAGGAGCGGCATGCTCTACACCTTGAGAAAGATCAAGAGAGAAAAGATGCCGTCAAGAAGGCAGAAGGGCTGCAGGAACAACTGGCCCAGCTCCAAAGTGAAAACCATTTACTCCGGCAGCAGCTGGGAGTTGTAAACAAGAGCACCCAACTACGAATGGTGAGTGATGCCTTTACACGCAAGGCCGACAGAGTAGGAAAAGAGGTGAGGTGGGCCCTGGCCCAAGAGTGACTCAAAGCAGACCACTTCCCAAGGCTCTCTGGTGCTTCTAAAAGGCGGCAGGTATAAGCTATGTGCCTGGCAGTCCATCACTCGGGTTGCTTCTGGTTTGTCCTGGTTTGTGGGAACTGTGGAAGGTTCTTTCTCAAGGACATGCTTATAGGCACATACGTATCTAGAACGGCTTCGGCATGCGTTGGTTTTCATGTGTGTAGCAGAAGAAGAGCCAAAAGGATGATACACAGAGTTGGCTATAGGAAGCCTCGCTCTGATCACTGGAGAAAGGGCTGCAGCCCACCCCACAGCGCTTGCACTGGCATCCCGTCACATTTGAGCATTGTCTTAAGACACAAGCAATACCCAACAAAGGCACAGTCTCAGCAGGTATAGGAAATTGAAAGTAAAACTACACGTTTGGGCTTCTTAACTCTTTCTTCGTACTCCTGTGTCATTGTTTCCCTAGAGAACAGTGGGACAGCTGCACAGAGAGATCGCTGAGGCTTGCCAGAAGCAGTGGATAGCAGAAACGTCACTGAAAGCGGCTACACGCCAATGTGATTACCTGAAGCAAGAAAACTCCCACTTGCAAGAGGACTTGCACAAGGCTAAAGCCGAGGTATACAAAGTCTGTAAACATGTCAGCATGAACGatgctcttcctttccttcagtGGCCACACGAGAAGAAACAAATCTGGGAGCAAATCCAGGACAGATTTCTCCGGGGACCTTTTGAGCTTCAACAGGATTAACAATTGTTTTCCAGGCTAGAGGGGGTGCTTTTAGCTCCTTTCTCCTCCCGCCTCCTCCCATCTCACCTTGAAAATCTTCAGGGAGCTCGTTTCAAGGCCGAGGGGCAGAGCAGTGGGTTGCGGGCAGCACCTGGGTGGGGAAGAACgaagcagctctgctcttttGAGACTTGCTTCTGTTCCGACACCATCCAAAAGTTGTGGCCGTGCTGCGGTATCAGAAGCCACACGCTCCCAAATGTCTCTAGgcttggttggtttgtttgcaaggtttttcttctcttggtcTCTGCACAAAGATGTTGCCTAGTTCCCTGGCGGTGGTGtttttggggaaggaaagcaaCCTTTTGTTTGCCCTTGTCTTGTAAGCCAGGCTTCACCCTTCCTCTAAGTGAGGCCTTGAACCTCTTGCCTCTTCCCTCTGCACCGTCCGCCGCAGGCATTAGCACAGGGGGGGTGCCCATGAGGGGGAACGGGGCAGAAAAGGAGCACGATGAAGCCAAATGAAACGCTGTGAATGCGATGAAATGCAAAAGAGCCCCTTCACAGGCATGGGAGCTGTACGGTGCTGTAGAAGGAGCTGAGTGCCTTTGCCATGGTGCCTGTTGGACAGGAGGGGTGGATGGGAGCTGGAGCAGCCTTGTCAGCAAGGGCTTGAAAGGCAAACTTAGTTCCAAAAAAAGCCAAGCGGCTTTTCCCTGGCTTGAGATACAATCTTGGTGGATTACAGCTCTGAGCTCCGTCCCTACATTTGATTGAGTTTCACAGAGATTTTAGACCCCTCTGCTTAAGGCAGCTTGTTTTCTCT from the Phalacrocorax aristotelis chromosome 19, bGulAri2.1, whole genome shotgun sequence genome contains:
- the LOC142066560 gene encoding putative coiled-coil domain-containing protein 144C, translating into MSAHTFTRPEVLAQALHTQYRVVLLVLAVLVLVAAAAAGGAGGAAGSGGCWRWCVAAGTAGGVSAAGGAAAAGGAGGAGAAGAGSARRQLPRLCRSLGLGSSVRSWHPAAPAKSCWPPLPRERRGKARQSTARSRWAMKRWWFLRRRRAREGPPVSSGSGGGDQLQTEGRDELRPEAVRESKSSGGQAEDVRAQMLKTAGLDSSLSHLSPGSHQTSENVDVQMCLRAYEQWLRVQEKVNEDIVEMQETNKSLSQQLSKAERKARRLEKEVEQLKKALWEKALALDMTERELRQAQKQAKERHALHLEKDQERKDAVKKAEGLQEQLAQLQSENHLLRQQLGVVNKSTQLRMRTVGQLHREIAEACQKQWIAETSLKAATRQCDYLKQENSHLQEDLHKAKAELCDLSARLELESQNALHLKAANQELQGLVALLPHRLATPGVDHPPTALHGGEREQRAQEETREKQHLGELLQTQAAAQAKTEEANTTDASWRKLLEQRMKAQELDLERARSLQEAKALQLAWAQAEPKSSEKRYLAGRKIRSCLSKKLKKANETLAEASAESRQEQQRRLVSRKAKSLSQSRGQSGNPSGSVTGEHETGSAGDSLWTSPALPPN